In Candidatus Methylomirabilis lanthanidiphila, a single genomic region encodes these proteins:
- the petJ gene encoding Cytochrome c6 codes for MKRLSIYLAVAIGILIGNDAYATSVQTHEPATIFARACASCHGAKGLGGVSWVKNDPADQRVAPQIAGYTADTVKAMVRRGADNAAMPAFGVQEITDAELDALAAFIQNNASGVPTPAKPGGKEVALYILDADPWFTDRGEDNSADPFNDVRRVVLRPDQYLKVVNTGRTWHAFTNTALGKDSGFIGYAGNYKKKKGDLDRKVKAGKGFYYADQTSGLTPGCNKYICKIHPYMTVEICTAGSTPKGPNDDFGLTRAHKQPLGPPPVPGNGDEVWVSTQSQEEVGEKTTKIKKKSVEDFDGAYQVINTANWNVTRIPNVGNNPHNAWPGHTATRDIVISTNWHDNRLSLMDANTKTLVSQFRSGATNAHVMVAPGPDNRDAWFVTHMGGTAAAAISAELLEAGQDPNIGLLPGAPGPHGLWFCDDEYHFIVADTFNNSTSMYDVDFGNLAITATGGTIPLATGLQNGFGAGGCARGVAANAGTADLSIYDIDSTFGFEQLDRNTTWLPAPTNGLHKNGADNLAVRVTDPGADLATPHPLLPAGETIQQKRWANMPIQSPISPPDATTHGRFMVTANKASFNVLITGLNSATGLPWGSFMVPAGLGAHGVTFGKKSRCDTNHDGVEDTDAHYPDVVCYYAYVTNTFEDYVGVYDLEKVDLNNDQVDNNPSDVGMQKPGSALLAERIYLEGGAVKAVTTLDPGVATLCGSELDCGVGPTGGTYISNLPIGVLCPDCSSGVHVGDIPLTLTTGAPLAGPAGDVTNTGAKSKYAYLKEPVWVDTMTVGCALAANNCDNTPFEGTEVGNLNTEVTLDLELGTNTGAQGIVARPASAPWTP; via the coding sequence ATGAAGCGGTTATCAATCTATCTCGCAGTGGCCATAGGGATCTTAATTGGGAACGATGCCTACGCGACCTCCGTTCAGACGCACGAGCCGGCCACGATCTTTGCTCGTGCCTGCGCGAGCTGCCATGGCGCAAAGGGTCTCGGTGGGGTGTCGTGGGTAAAGAACGATCCGGCGGATCAAAGGGTTGCGCCCCAGATCGCGGGCTACACCGCCGACACCGTCAAAGCGATGGTAAGAAGAGGGGCGGACAATGCGGCCATGCCGGCATTCGGCGTTCAGGAGATTACGGATGCCGAATTAGATGCGCTGGCGGCCTTCATACAAAATAACGCCAGCGGCGTGCCGACGCCGGCCAAACCGGGTGGGAAAGAGGTTGCCCTGTACATCTTAGATGCCGACCCGTGGTTTACGGATCGCGGTGAGGACAATTCAGCCGATCCATTCAACGATGTACGACGGGTCGTGCTGCGGCCGGATCAATACCTGAAGGTCGTCAATACCGGCCGGACCTGGCACGCCTTTACCAATACCGCCTTGGGCAAGGACTCGGGGTTTATCGGCTATGCCGGCAACTACAAGAAGAAGAAAGGGGATCTTGATCGGAAGGTGAAGGCTGGAAAAGGTTTCTATTACGCCGATCAGACATCCGGCCTGACACCCGGCTGCAACAAATACATCTGTAAGATCCACCCCTACATGACCGTTGAGATCTGTACCGCCGGCAGTACACCGAAAGGCCCCAACGATGACTTCGGTCTGACGCGGGCCCATAAGCAACCCTTAGGGCCTCCGCCGGTTCCCGGCAACGGTGACGAGGTCTGGGTCAGCACCCAGAGTCAGGAGGAGGTGGGCGAAAAAACCACGAAAATCAAAAAGAAGTCGGTCGAGGACTTCGATGGGGCCTATCAGGTCATCAATACCGCCAACTGGAATGTGACCCGCATCCCCAACGTGGGCAACAACCCGCATAATGCCTGGCCGGGTCACACCGCGACGCGAGATATCGTGATCTCTACCAACTGGCATGACAATCGCCTTTCATTGATGGATGCGAACACCAAGACGCTTGTCAGCCAGTTCCGCTCAGGCGCTACCAACGCCCACGTGATGGTGGCGCCTGGTCCCGACAACCGCGACGCCTGGTTTGTGACTCATATGGGTGGAACTGCCGCGGCGGCCATCAGCGCCGAGTTGCTTGAAGCGGGGCAAGATCCCAACATCGGCCTCTTACCGGGCGCACCTGGACCACACGGCCTATGGTTCTGTGATGACGAGTACCATTTCATCGTTGCGGATACCTTTAATAACTCGACCTCCATGTACGATGTCGACTTCGGCAATCTGGCCATCACCGCGACCGGCGGAACGATCCCCTTGGCGACCGGCCTGCAAAACGGCTTCGGCGCCGGAGGGTGCGCGAGGGGTGTCGCGGCGAATGCCGGGACCGCCGACCTCTCCATCTACGATATCGATTCCACCTTCGGATTTGAGCAATTGGACCGCAACACGACGTGGCTGCCAGCACCGACCAACGGGCTGCACAAGAACGGAGCCGACAACCTGGCGGTCAGAGTGACCGATCCGGGAGCCGATCTGGCGACGCCGCACCCGCTGTTGCCGGCCGGTGAGACAATTCAGCAGAAACGATGGGCGAACATGCCGATCCAAAGTCCGATCAGTCCCCCGGATGCCACGACCCATGGCCGCTTCATGGTCACCGCCAACAAGGCCAGCTTCAATGTGTTGATTACCGGCCTGAATTCCGCCACCGGACTGCCTTGGGGTAGCTTCATGGTCCCGGCCGGCCTCGGCGCCCACGGGGTCACCTTCGGCAAGAAGAGCCGATGCGATACGAACCATGATGGCGTAGAGGACACAGATGCCCACTATCCGGACGTGGTCTGCTATTACGCCTACGTCACGAACACCTTTGAGGATTATGTCGGCGTCTATGACCTGGAGAAGGTCGACCTGAATAACGACCAGGTGGACAATAACCCGTCGGACGTGGGAATGCAGAAGCCGGGCTCGGCCCTATTGGCTGAGCGCATCTACCTCGAAGGCGGGGCGGTGAAGGCAGTCACTACGCTTGATCCGGGTGTGGCCACGCTCTGTGGTTCTGAACTGGATTGCGGTGTGGGACCGACCGGTGGGACCTACATCTCCAATCTGCCGATCGGGGTGCTGTGCCCCGATTGCAGCAGCGGCGTGCATGTGGGCGATATTCCCTTGACGTTGACCACCGGTGCGCCGTTGGCCGGTCCGGCCGGTGACGTGACAAATACTGGCGCCAAATCGAAGTACGCCTATCTTAAAGAGCCGGTATGGGTCGATACAATGACGGTTGGATGCGCCTTAGCGGCTAATAACTGTGATAATACCCCATTCGAAGGAACAGAAGTGGGGAACCTGAATACGGAAGTCACCCTCGATCTGGAGCTTGGGACGAACACCGGCGCTCAGGGGATTGTGGCACGACCTGCTTCAGCGCCGTGGACGCCGTAG
- the mltD gene encoding Membrane-bound lytic murein transglycosylase D precursor, with the protein MDHRFPRRLLGVAIAVSVSVSPFAVTPALPSAHPAHNNRLAEPLQPPILSDNQLTAAVVLSPVDRRIQPQSDILDGALRKTGEYEATLREGLAHSSVGMQALTAGDRVRAQQELETSLRILSKLPEVATPDDLRLQLIEETALLKAALAGASPAQVADGQVAEEEENEADTEATPDLVVSGEEPSLAPVAGEIVSLSDLDLSDFDVPIELNEQVKTYIEYYQTRKWGVMSRAFERSGRYLPMMRSIFRDQGLPLDLVNLAYVESAFISRAYSRAKASGIWQFIKPTGNRYGMRVNYWLDERRDPEKATRAAAAYLKDLYEMFHSWPLALAAYNAGEQRVQRAIEQQGTTDFWSLRLPKETKLYVPAFMAVTIIAKDPDRYGFIGPVEKPWEIERVTVPGAIELRSVARTVGVSPDVIRDLNPALMRGITPVGVSEYEILLPPDTKEILLANLDQLPRYSSREPVRTAVKQHRVRRGETLKSIASQHRTTTAKLASLNGVKVGDRLKVGAVLQLPPATPSRKLASASGRITQPQTAAAQASKPVSLASSVVHVVRRGETLWGIAKAYAVTPEELQQWNDLQRRVELKPGQALQVVAQTAKGNRKARRGAPAPPTHALYRVKSGDTLWEIARVHDVTPDELRRWNDLGRKTTLWVGQELKIRVSES; encoded by the coding sequence ATGGACCATCGATTCCCCCGAAGACTCCTAGGGGTCGCGATCGCTGTGTCGGTGAGCGTATCGCCTTTTGCCGTTACACCGGCCCTGCCGTCCGCACATCCGGCTCACAACAATCGCCTTGCTGAACCCCTACAGCCCCCGATCCTTTCAGATAATCAACTGACAGCCGCTGTCGTCTTATCCCCTGTTGATCGCCGCATCCAACCCCAGAGCGACATCCTCGATGGTGCGCTTCGCAAAACGGGCGAATACGAAGCGACCTTGCGGGAGGGATTGGCCCATTCGTCCGTGGGGATGCAGGCGTTGACGGCGGGAGATCGGGTGAGGGCTCAGCAGGAGCTGGAGACCTCATTACGCATTCTGTCGAAGCTTCCTGAGGTGGCAACCCCGGATGATCTTCGCCTCCAACTGATCGAAGAGACCGCGCTTCTTAAAGCGGCACTTGCCGGCGCTTCTCCCGCCCAAGTTGCCGATGGCCAAGTTGCCGAAGAAGAGGAGAACGAAGCCGATACGGAGGCGACCCCGGACCTGGTTGTTTCCGGGGAAGAGCCGAGCTTAGCGCCTGTAGCCGGTGAGATCGTATCGCTTTCAGACCTGGATCTCAGCGACTTTGACGTACCGATCGAACTCAACGAACAAGTCAAGACATACATCGAGTATTACCAAACCCGAAAATGGGGGGTGATGAGCCGGGCTTTTGAGCGATCAGGTCGCTACCTGCCGATGATGCGTAGCATCTTTCGGGATCAAGGCCTCCCGCTGGATCTCGTTAACCTTGCATATGTCGAAAGTGCGTTCATTTCTCGCGCCTACTCCAGGGCGAAGGCCTCCGGGATCTGGCAGTTTATCAAACCGACCGGGAATCGGTATGGGATGAGAGTCAACTACTGGCTTGATGAGCGGAGGGATCCGGAAAAGGCAACCCGTGCGGCAGCCGCTTACCTGAAAGATCTGTATGAGATGTTTCACTCCTGGCCGCTGGCGCTGGCCGCATACAACGCAGGTGAGCAGCGGGTTCAGCGGGCCATTGAACAACAGGGAACCACCGATTTCTGGTCGTTAAGGCTTCCGAAGGAAACCAAGCTCTATGTCCCAGCCTTCATGGCGGTCACCATTATTGCCAAGGACCCAGATCGGTACGGATTTATCGGACCGGTTGAAAAGCCCTGGGAGATAGAGCGAGTGACGGTGCCCGGGGCCATTGAGCTGCGTTCTGTGGCTCGGACGGTAGGTGTTTCGCCGGATGTGATCCGCGATCTGAATCCGGCCCTCATGCGAGGAATCACCCCCGTCGGCGTTTCTGAGTACGAAATCCTGCTGCCGCCCGACACCAAGGAGATCCTCCTGGCTAACCTCGATCAGCTCCCTCGATACTCCTCCCGTGAGCCGGTCAGAACGGCGGTGAAACAGCATCGAGTCCGAAGAGGGGAGACCTTGAAATCAATTGCGTCGCAGCACCGGACGACTACTGCCAAGCTCGCCAGCCTTAATGGGGTGAAGGTTGGCGACAGGCTGAAGGTGGGAGCGGTACTCCAATTGCCGCCGGCCACACCATCGAGAAAGTTGGCCTCAGCCTCAGGTCGAATCACCCAGCCCCAGACTGCTGCAGCCCAAGCCTCGAAACCCGTTTCTCTCGCTAGCTCGGTCGTCCACGTCGTCAGGCGTGGCGAGACCCTTTGGGGAATCGCCAAGGCCTATGCAGTGACGCCTGAAGAACTGCAGCAATGGAACGACTTGCAGCGCCGGGTAGAGCTTAAACCGGGGCAGGCCTTACAGGTGGTCGCCCAGACCGCTAAAGGCAACCGTAAGGCCCGTCGGGGTGCCCCTGCTCCTCCAACCCATGCCCTATACCGCGTGAAAAGTGGCGATACCCTGTGGGAAATTGCCAGGGTCCACGATGTCACGCCGGACGAACTCCGCCGTTGGAACGACTTGGGGCGCAAGACGACGCTGTGGGTAGGCCAGGAGTTAAAGATTCGCGTCAGCGAGAGCTAA
- a CDS encoding bilirubin oxidase, whose amino-acid sequence MNEMSIKDHLLVRGQRIGLVLLVMLLAALGTAFPVSAAKSPQLPLDAGTIPQFAQPLPLLSIGGDGTSGIATFGGIGPTEIHICEFDAKVLPSGTPGVTANTRSWGYVYGTTCPAPSDPTYTRDSFIGPVLVAIRDMGTQLKLVNDLPSAHDTGVLAYKYSVDQTVHWADPLNAEADDCHHAALMGEIPAFGSDCSKNYAEVSSPLNPTIPAALHLHGGLVPPELDGGPDAWVTSTGIKGHGYYTSPSPDPIPSNGFVYNYPNRQEASALIFHDHVLGNLRLNLYAGIASAYVIEDPAIIRTDATGVWVSTAIAPLASCESASKKCLPKNLPGSAEIVPIVIQDRIFDTNGQLLWPADSIRGVQLSPNPEHPYWVPDFFGDTIVVNGKAWPYLDVQPKRYRFLFINASHSRIYDLKLGVPMWIIATDGGYLDKPVKVDHLPITSGERYEVIIDFAGKAGQNLILANTAAAPYPDGTSPNPATLGRVMQFRIQTPGTPVVDASYDPASGTPLRPEKNELVRLVKPKKGKLAVKKKQVAATRQLVFNDVNGPAQNAVNPVTGELTAYPGGRLEILSNNTKWSGESSRTYGDFTPVPLGGVTNYYSEFNGEGTIEVVEFVNLTSVSHAQHLHGTTFQVLNRQNLNKGAYVAAYNTAFPGGSFIAGFGPPLNYNPSDASGRKYGGNPDVKPFLQGSVIPPRPEEAGWKDTVIVLPDQVTRVAVRYAPTDIPVKAKAEELYFPFDPSGGSVGGERYGFVDHCHMTEHEDNEMMRPSLINLNPSAPVPGDRLLKKGVDY is encoded by the coding sequence ATGAATGAGATGAGTATCAAAGATCATTTGCTGGTACGAGGTCAGAGGATCGGCCTCGTGTTGCTCGTCATGTTGTTGGCGGCGCTCGGGACTGCCTTCCCCGTCTCGGCGGCCAAAAGTCCCCAGCTTCCGCTCGATGCCGGAACCATCCCGCAGTTTGCACAGCCGCTGCCGCTGCTCAGTATCGGCGGAGACGGCACGAGCGGCATCGCGACCTTCGGCGGGATCGGACCGACGGAGATCCACATCTGTGAGTTCGATGCGAAGGTGCTGCCGTCGGGTACACCAGGCGTAACGGCCAATACCCGTTCGTGGGGATATGTGTATGGGACTACCTGTCCGGCGCCGTCCGATCCGACCTATACGCGTGACAGCTTTATCGGTCCGGTGCTCGTGGCCATTCGTGACATGGGGACCCAACTGAAACTGGTGAACGACCTTCCAAGCGCCCATGATACCGGCGTGCTGGCATACAAGTATTCCGTCGATCAGACGGTCCACTGGGCCGATCCGCTGAACGCTGAGGCCGACGACTGCCATCATGCCGCACTGATGGGAGAGATCCCAGCCTTTGGCAGTGATTGCTCCAAGAACTATGCGGAAGTCTCCTCACCGCTTAATCCGACTATCCCGGCCGCTCTCCACCTGCACGGCGGCCTCGTCCCACCGGAACTGGACGGCGGTCCGGATGCCTGGGTGACGAGCACCGGTATCAAGGGCCATGGCTACTACACCTCTCCTTCTCCCGATCCGATCCCGAGCAACGGGTTTGTCTACAACTATCCCAACCGCCAGGAAGCGTCGGCGTTAATCTTTCACGATCACGTTCTGGGCAACCTGCGCCTGAACCTCTATGCGGGGATTGCGTCCGCGTACGTGATTGAAGATCCCGCCATCATCCGGACCGATGCGACCGGGGTGTGGGTCAGTACGGCCATCGCCCCCCTCGCTTCCTGTGAATCGGCTTCAAAGAAATGCCTGCCGAAGAACCTTCCGGGCTCTGCCGAAATTGTCCCGATCGTCATCCAGGACCGCATCTTCGACACGAACGGACAGTTGCTCTGGCCTGCCGACAGCATTCGCGGGGTCCAGTTGAGCCCGAATCCCGAGCATCCCTACTGGGTTCCGGATTTCTTCGGCGACACCATCGTGGTCAACGGCAAGGCGTGGCCGTATCTCGATGTCCAGCCCAAGCGCTACCGGTTCCTTTTTATCAACGCGTCTCACTCTCGTATCTACGACCTGAAGCTGGGCGTGCCGATGTGGATTATCGCGACCGACGGCGGATATCTGGATAAACCGGTCAAGGTCGACCATCTGCCCATCACCTCCGGCGAGCGCTATGAGGTGATCATCGATTTTGCCGGGAAGGCCGGGCAAAACCTGATCCTCGCCAATACCGCCGCAGCGCCCTATCCGGACGGGACGTCGCCGAATCCCGCGACGCTGGGCCGGGTCATGCAGTTTCGCATCCAGACGCCGGGAACGCCTGTCGTTGACGCCAGCTACGACCCGGCCTCCGGTACGCCGCTGCGGCCGGAAAAGAACGAGCTCGTGCGCCTGGTCAAGCCCAAGAAGGGCAAGCTGGCCGTGAAAAAGAAGCAGGTCGCAGCGACCCGCCAGCTTGTCTTTAACGATGTGAACGGCCCGGCCCAGAACGCCGTCAACCCGGTGACCGGCGAATTGACGGCATACCCCGGAGGGCGGCTGGAGATCCTGTCCAACAATACCAAGTGGTCCGGTGAATCGAGCAGGACCTATGGCGATTTTACCCCGGTGCCGCTTGGCGGAGTCACGAACTACTACTCGGAGTTCAATGGGGAGGGTACTATCGAGGTTGTAGAGTTTGTCAACTTGACCAGCGTGTCGCACGCCCAACACCTGCACGGGACCACATTCCAGGTTCTCAATCGACAGAACCTTAATAAGGGCGCCTATGTGGCGGCCTACAATACGGCGTTTCCGGGAGGAAGCTTCATTGCCGGCTTCGGCCCGCCCTTGAACTACAATCCATCCGATGCCTCCGGCAGGAAGTACGGCGGCAATCCCGATGTCAAACCGTTCCTGCAAGGCTCCGTGATTCCGCCGCGGCCTGAAGAGGCGGGATGGAAGGATACCGTCATCGTCCTCCCCGACCAGGTGACCCGGGTGGCCGTACGCTATGCGCCCACCGATATCCCGGTAAAAGCTAAAGCGGAGGAGTTGTACTTTCCCTTTGATCCCAGCGGGGGTTCCGTTGGCGGGGAGCGGTACGGTTTCGTCGATCATTGTCACATGACCGAACACGAAGACAACGAGATGATGCGGCCCAGCCTGATCAATTTGAATCCGAGTGCGCCGGTACCGGGGGACAGGCTGCTGAAGAAGGGCGTCGACTACTGA
- a CDS encoding aldehyde:ferredoxin oxidoreductase: MGWTGTVLRINLSSGRVAKEPLDRQLARAYIGGRGLATKILYDEIDPTLDPLGPANTLILATGPLTGTNAPTGGRYMVVTKSPLTGAIACSNSGGYVGAEMKYAGYDLVIVEGKAPHPVYLWVNNDRVEIRDAAQVWGQSTHKTEDILRSATNAEAKICSIGPAGETLSLTAAVMNDKHRAAGRSGVGAVMGSKNLKAVVFRGAGPVKVAHPQAFMRACLEAVAKLQADPGSGEGLPMYGTPGIVNVINAHGFIPTNNFRFGQFAGADRISGETIHDQILIRNKGCFACTIACARVTEVKTGKFKGSGEGPEYETVWALGAMTGVSDLGAVTKAGYLCNELGMDTIEAGVAIATAMELFEAGYIPEREIGRPLRFGDADALVEMTEKLGRGEGFGAMLALGGSRLAERYGHPELFMGVKRQAFAAYDGRGAQGMALGYATSNRGACHLRGYTIAAEVFGVPQKVDPFAIEGKAALAKASQDATAFVDSTGTCIFTTFALGPADLHAMLELATDAGYTEDEVVKIGERIWNLERLFNLRAGLSAKDDTLPRRILKEPIPAGPAKGKVARLGEMLPEYYALRGWTPEGVPTPEKLKELALLENRV; the protein is encoded by the coding sequence ATGGGCTGGACCGGGACAGTTCTCAGAATCAATTTGAGTAGCGGCCGCGTGGCGAAGGAGCCGCTGGACCGACAGCTCGCCAGAGCCTATATCGGCGGTCGCGGTCTGGCAACGAAGATCCTGTACGATGAGATCGATCCAACGCTCGATCCGCTTGGACCGGCCAACACACTGATCCTCGCCACAGGCCCGCTTACGGGTACCAACGCCCCGACCGGCGGCCGGTATATGGTGGTGACCAAGTCGCCGCTCACCGGCGCCATCGCCTGCTCCAACTCCGGGGGGTATGTCGGCGCGGAGATGAAGTACGCCGGCTACGACCTGGTGATTGTGGAGGGGAAGGCGCCGCATCCGGTCTACCTCTGGGTCAACAACGACCGAGTGGAGATACGGGACGCCGCCCAGGTCTGGGGACAGTCCACTCACAAGACTGAAGATATCCTGCGTAGCGCCACCAACGCCGAGGCCAAGATCTGCAGCATCGGCCCGGCTGGTGAGACGCTGAGCCTGACCGCCGCCGTGATGAACGACAAGCACCGGGCCGCAGGCCGCTCCGGGGTGGGCGCGGTAATGGGATCGAAAAACCTGAAGGCCGTCGTCTTCCGGGGCGCTGGGCCGGTCAAGGTCGCGCACCCGCAGGCATTCATGCGGGCCTGCCTGGAGGCCGTGGCGAAGCTTCAGGCAGATCCGGGTTCGGGAGAGGGCCTGCCGATGTACGGGACGCCAGGGATCGTAAACGTCATCAACGCTCATGGCTTCATCCCGACCAACAACTTCCGATTCGGCCAGTTTGCCGGCGCCGACCGGATCAGCGGTGAGACCATCCATGACCAGATCCTGATCCGGAACAAGGGCTGCTTTGCCTGCACCATCGCGTGTGCGCGGGTGACCGAGGTTAAGACCGGAAAGTTCAAGGGGTCGGGCGAGGGGCCGGAGTACGAGACCGTCTGGGCTCTTGGCGCGATGACCGGTGTCAGCGATCTTGGGGCGGTCACCAAGGCCGGCTACCTGTGCAATGAGCTGGGGATGGATACCATCGAGGCGGGGGTGGCCATCGCCACCGCCATGGAGCTGTTCGAGGCCGGTTACATCCCGGAGCGCGAGATCGGTCGCCCGCTACGATTCGGCGATGCCGATGCGCTGGTGGAGATGACGGAAAAGCTGGGCAGGGGCGAGGGATTCGGCGCAATGCTTGCGCTGGGCGGCTCGCGGCTCGCCGAGCGGTACGGCCACCCTGAGTTGTTCATGGGGGTCAAACGACAGGCGTTCGCCGCCTACGACGGGCGCGGGGCGCAAGGGATGGCGCTGGGGTACGCGACCTCCAACCGGGGCGCCTGCCACCTGCGCGGTTACACCATCGCGGCCGAGGTGTTCGGCGTTCCGCAGAAGGTGGATCCGTTCGCCATCGAGGGGAAGGCGGCGCTGGCCAAGGCGTCCCAGGACGCCACCGCCTTCGTCGATTCCACCGGCACCTGCATCTTCACAACGTTTGCCCTGGGACCTGCCGATCTGCACGCTATGCTGGAGCTGGCGACGGACGCCGGCTATACGGAGGACGAGGTAGTCAAGATCGGCGAGCGGATCTGGAACTTGGAGCGCCTCTTTAACCTCAGGGCCGGCCTCAGCGCCAAAGACGACACCCTGCCTCGCCGCATCCTGAAAGAGCCGATTCCGGCAGGACCGGCCAAGGGAAAGGTCGCTCGCCTCGGCGAGATGCTGCCCGAGTACTACGCGCTTCGCGGCTGGACGCCGGAAGGCGTCCCAACCCCCGAGAAGCTGAAGGAACTGGCCCTCTTGGAGAACAGGGTTTAG
- a CDS encoding MoaD, with product MPEVRFLGAVRQAAGKSSFGIDAGTVEQILEALNRVTSPACREFLFEGDRLRQDVEVLVNDRNITSLDGVKTALAPFDQVTLFIKGTRGLSAG from the coding sequence ATGCCTGAAGTCAGATTCCTTGGCGCTGTCCGGCAGGCTGCAGGAAAGTCATCGTTCGGGATCGATGCCGGTACGGTGGAGCAGATCCTGGAGGCGCTGAACCGTGTCACGAGTCCCGCGTGCCGGGAGTTCCTGTTTGAAGGGGACAGGCTCAGGCAGGATGTCGAGGTCCTGGTGAACGACCGAAACATCACATCGCTCGATGGAGTCAAGACCGCCCTCGCGCCCTTCGACCAGGTCACCCTATTCATCAAGGGGACTCGAGGGCTCTCCGCTGGGTAG
- a CDS encoding dihydroorotate dehydrogenase, whose product MESTTTHIVVLITAGSKHEAEAIGKALVESRLAACVNILEHVWSLFRWQGVIERQEEVLMLVKSRSDLLPSIIQVVKEMHSYTVPEVIALPILAGSPDYLAWADESIRQTS is encoded by the coding sequence ATGGAATCGACTACGACTCATATCGTTGTCCTCATTACGGCCGGCTCCAAGCATGAAGCCGAGGCGATCGGCAAGGCGCTGGTCGAGTCCAGGCTGGCAGCCTGCGTGAATATCTTGGAGCACGTATGGTCGCTTTTCCGATGGCAGGGAGTGATCGAGCGTCAGGAGGAGGTGCTCATGCTGGTAAAGAGCCGAAGCGACCTCCTCCCTTCTATTATTCAGGTTGTAAAAGAGATGCACTCTTACACGGTACCGGAGGTGATCGCGCTACCTATTCTTGCCGGATCACCCGATTACCTCGCCTGGGCGGACGAATCGATACGGCAAACATCCTGA
- a CDS encoding iron-sulfur cluster-binding protein yields MAKVLSIIPERCTACRACELACSVKHYGEFNPSRSRIKVSIFLEEAVYIPTACTQCTEAWCAKICPTTAILRNDDYMAYYVVDDKCVGCKMCVVACPFGAIELYADHSKAEKCDLCLSIDGDPECVKFCTPKALLFTDEDEGPKAKQVATAARLKEALQEAAG; encoded by the coding sequence ATGGCGAAGGTCCTCAGTATTATCCCCGAACGATGCACCGCCTGCCGGGCCTGTGAGTTAGCCTGCTCGGTCAAGCACTACGGCGAGTTCAATCCCAGCCGATCGCGAATCAAGGTCAGCATCTTCCTTGAAGAAGCGGTCTACATCCCCACCGCCTGCACTCAGTGTACTGAGGCTTGGTGTGCAAAGATCTGCCCCACCACCGCCATCCTTCGCAACGACGACTACATGGCATACTACGTGGTCGACGATAAGTGCGTCGGCTGTAAGATGTGTGTTGTGGCCTGTCCGTTCGGGGCGATAGAGCTGTATGCCGACCACAGCAAGGCCGAGAAGTGTGATCTCTGCCTCTCGATCGACGGCGATCCGGAGTGTGTGAAGTTCTGTACGCCGAAGGCGTTGCTCTTCACCGATGAGGACGAAGGTCCCAAGGCCAAGCAGGTGGCGACCGCCGCTCGGCTGAAGGAGGCATTGCAGGAGGCGGCAGGCTGA